The Oxyura jamaicensis isolate SHBP4307 breed ruddy duck chromosome 3, BPBGC_Ojam_1.0, whole genome shotgun sequence genome segment ACATGGATCACTTCTGTGAGATCTAGGCTTATTTACAAGATAACATGTATTCAGGAACTGTTCTTTTCCTGAAGATTTTTATAAACATAGCAGCTCTTGAGCTATGTGAGCATAAAGTTTAAAGTCTTTGACAGTGCaaccatcttaaaaaaaatgtaattgccCAAGTAGAAATAAGTGCTTCAGTTTTTCATATCATAAAGACAATACTAGTGCTTTGCATTGCAGCTTTTACTCCAATACAAAAGCCAGTTAAATCATAACACAttgtaaataatgtttaaaagcCACAAAATACCTGGGAAGGAGAAGCCGATGCAGCATCTTTATTAGAAGTTAAAGGAGATTCCAAATGACTGGTGCTGGTGGTATTCTGAGATGAATTTACTCTTCTGTAAGGATTACCCACATTTCAGGTTACAAGGCAAAAACATCCATGTCATAATTCTTTCATTACTGGGAAAGCACACACTCCTCATTTCCCAGATGAAAGTTtctaaaacttattttccttcccctaGAGGCTGAACTTACCTAGAAAGTATTAATTCCAATGACTTTTTATCAACTTCATTGTATCCAGGGCAGTCtttttgaatgtatttaaatacataatcCTTCAGAGTGTATGAATCCTTGGGATTCAAGTTGGCTACCTACAGGCGaacattaataaaagaaaaaaaagttcattataCTTAAACACAAACCACAATAGTATAGCAAAGCtaattcactgaaaacaaaatcaagcaTGAATCTTCTAGGTTTTAGAGATGAAGATCAAAGTCGTTCTCATGTAATGAGCACCGATCCTCAAAAACGTGGTCAATTTTGGATATATGAAACATGCTCATGAAAATCTCTCTGCACCACGTAACCCTGTTTACGTAACAAAAGGCTTACAGATGAAAAAAGGTAACTGTGGTCATATCTAACAATTTCTATTCTAAAACCAAGATTTAGTGCTAAAGGAGAGATGTACAGATGCACTCTTCCTCTTGCAGACACAGGATTTGTTGCAGCAAGTCACTGTGGTGAGAAAATCACGTGCCTCTGCAAATAAGGTGTTAAAATATCTTCCCTAAGAAAAACGCAAAGTATACTCAAAAAGTTCAAGTTAACTAGCAAAGCCTCAGGACCACTGCCACCCACAGAGCTGTTTCAGACTTACTCCTCTGACACCTGCTCcaaatttctgagaaaacatcaaagaaaaacagcattggTCCATTTGCCTGATACAAAATGTTCAACCACTCTGTAAAAAACTACCACcagtttctgcagctttcactattttcttcagctcagtGTTTACTAAAAGATGTAAATGCTGATgctcaaagaaaaatgatttaaatgtgTTAGTGGATTAagcatgctttattttctgatgtacATTCTGACATATTCTCAGACCcgagtttatttttttattctttaatatgCTATAAATAAATGCTACTAATTTGTGTCTGTGTGCGAGTGTCCccagcttaaaaataattaaaagtatcCAAGACACCCAGAAACTAAACcatttgttaaaaaatgaattaaagctaTATTCTCAGAGAATGAAATATGTGAATGTTAGATCTCAGGAAGTTCAGGCTCCAGATACTAGATTCCTCTAAAACTGATTACAAAGATAAGAGCAAGGTTTTTCACAGTGCAAACATGATCTGCAAACATGATCATTTTTGAATGCAAACTAGTACCTGCAGGCAATTCATACTACATATAGGAAAAAGACTCTAAAAGTCTCTTGAAAACGTTGCCAAAATAATGGTATaggagaacttttttttttttttttttttttcttttttcttttttcttttagtctaGAGAGCTGAGCTTCTGGACTTTTAAAAtcaacttaaaaatataaaattaactaTTCAAATCCATACGTAAGAATGCGGCTTCTGTTAAATTGCACATCTTCAAGGTCAAAAACTACCACTGCTTTGCGCAAACAAAGCAACAATACCTTATGTGTTTGAGCAACCAGTGTTTAAAATTCAGTGTAGGAACAACCAAAACTGCATAAATATTAAACTTTACTCACTGTGGTAGTTTTCAAAACTACCCTAGACAGATAGAAAATGCTCCTAGCTTACACTTGCATATATTTGCATAACTCAGTAACAGTCTATGGGCACCAGTagtagtaaaaaataaaagtcagcaTCCACTGGGTATTATTATATCCTAATGAACCTTCTCAGAACTGTTTAGTAGAAAATTAGTGTCACTAACTTTTTTGTcgccagacccagtacactctTGACCACAGAATTTACAAGTTTCACCTTGTAAAACACCGTAGGCTTACTGGTGATTTTGATGAACATGATGAAGAAACACAAGCAGAAGTTAACTCAGAGGAGCACTGGAAAAGCTactgcataagaaaaaaagcttgcaagaatgataaaaacagaattcataCAATAGCAAAGAAAACCTTTGCTCCAATGAGGACCACTGCCCTTCTCATTTACTTATGGCTGAGACACCCCTCAATGGATCGCAGGTCTAACAGGTCACAAGAGGAGCCAACATACCATGTAGAGCCCACCAACTACATGCACATGGAACGCTAACCTACTTGATTATTGACTTCTCCCCATAAACTCATCTCAATAAATATTAAGTACTACGATGATCTATTTCAAGCAATTGAGAGAAAGTAAAGTCAGTTACTCCCAGTTAGCTGGTTCAACAGTCTAAGAAACAGAGACACATTATTAAGTGCCAGGaattgctatatatatattttatatatttttatatatgtgtgtgtgtatatatgtttgacactaatttatttcagaaaatatcaatatatttatgtatttaatttaaggggtatgtatttaatttaaggGTTATATTTATAAGTCATTAttctaaatgttaaaaatggaaattggaTACCCCTCTCTGTTCTTGGTTCACATCCAATCTGcagacatatttttcttcttttaaagaaagttaTCTCGTGAATCCTAACTCTTCAGATTCACCCATATAACAAATATTTCctattaacttttaaaaatgcaaaaatgcattgaaaattaaaaataaataaataataaataaaagtagtcATATCTATCTTAATTATGGAGATATCTGTTATTTGGGAACATGCAGCACAGTGACAGCAATAGATGACATTCAGCATTCTTCCTGTTTATACTGGTTGTGGGCTGAGAGCTAAAAACAGGCTCTGCCAACACGCACCCAGCATAAGACTATAGTTGgacatcttcctttttctaagGCTGAATCACCCAGCTCTTAATAATCGATCCAAGCTAAGTAAGACTTCCAGTACTGGCTCTTACATTGCAATATGGTCACTTAATTCCCACAGGAATCCAAGAAGCAGTTGGATGTGCATAACTGAAACCTAACTTTGTTCTGGGTAAGCACCCGTTGCATTTTGACAGGATTTGTTAGATTATCAGGATAACGCTATGACTCTAGTGATGGTGACCTTTCTGgcctacaagaaaaaaataaaaataaatgaaaaaattaaaaaaaaaaaaaaaaaaaaaaggcattaggGTGTGTCTACCTTGCACAATGCCCAATGGTACAGTGCCCTCAGAACTATGATCCATGAACACCAGTTTCCCTTACCCACACTGATTCCAAACCTCATGCAGTATCTCCCTCCAGCAGTATGCTAAAAGACAGACGTGATGTACTGAAGCTGAGAACAGGTTGGATAAAAGAAATGTGTATCATTACTACATTACAGCACTCTAGAGTCATATGCCAACTTTCTTCTACATTAAGGATACATCTCCAGTCAAACAAAACACTGCCATGAACACATTCTCACACAGACACATTAAGAGCGACGAACAACTGATACTTGCTGGTAAAATAATTCTCAGCACTGTTTTCTGCATGCTTACTGTTTACTGTAATTCATACTAAGAGCTAAATGGACTCTTCGCTTGACTGCTGTAAGAGCTCCCTCTGTTGTTACACAGGAAAACTACCAGAAAACCTATTCCATTATCCTTGTGTCTTTTTCATCTTCAAGACGTGAATTTTCAAACACTCCATCCTGTGAGGTGAGGACTGACACAATTTTCGGAGATAACTTTTCATGCATACTTTCTGCACAGGTAACTGCTACCTTATTCCAAAGTCTCCCAAGGTGCTGAGAGTGTCACTTAGAATAATCTGTTCCAAAGCATctaagggaaattaaaaaagaaaaaaaaaaataataataataaaaaaaaaccaccacatataAAGACCCTGCATTTGCCTCAATAAGCTTTGTATTAATCATATTACAGATACTGCACAAATCAGATGGATCAGTTTTTTCAGACGGATATAAATCCTATGACTGAGGAAAGAACAGCTGATCAAATTCAAGACTTATAAGAAAAAGCAGTCTTTAATTGAAAAGAATTAAACtcaaaatcatttctgaaatcCAGAAGAGCAATAGAATGACAGAGAAGTGGCAGACACTAAAGTTAAGAGCAGTTCAGGGCAAGATACAATATATACAACAGACGGAAATAACCATTCCTGAATGGAGATAACCTACTTTGCAGAAACATTATCTTTAAATTTAAGCACTTTTCTTGGCTAAGTCTAGGCAAATAAGCATTCCTTTTCCTGCAGACTCTGCAGCACATGCTGCCCATGTGGTTTGTTGCAGCTGTCAGCCCTTGGCTTGAGCTCACGTTGCCTGAAGAGTTTCTGCACCTGGCATTGTAAACGCTCTGGGCACTTAGAAATCTTACATCAAAGTAGGACTTTggttatttcttctttatgtcCTAAGCAGTAAATAAGTTACTGGTTGTCCAAGAGGCAGCCTACAGAGTCTCTGCTAGAAGCAAGCAAAGTGCCTGCACAATTATTTCAGTAGTTGGGTTGCCCCAAGGGGTGCTCCATACAACAGCAAAGACTGAACCTGTGTGTTTGAAAGCAAGCAGGATGGGCTGTGAAATCTGATGACACCTGTGGGAGCTTCAGAAGATGCAAGAATGCACAGTTCAGCTTGCtgtgaaggaaaagctttttagtTTCCATTATAAAAAAGGAGCACTGAATCCAAAGTAATTATAGGCTGAAACTGGAGTTGAATTAAAATGTCAAGTTTGAAAGTTTGTTATTCAAATTTTGCCGTGCTTACTTTTATTGTTCATTTCCTCCAAAAGCTGAAAGCCATGCTTTTTGTGTTCAGCTGAGATAAGACAGAATTGTAGCCCCCATAGATGAAAATTGTGGTTTTCTAATCCACTGTTGACTGAGACAGAGAATTAATGCAGTGCTAGGGCAGTTTTCCAATAAGAGGAAGTAATCATCTGAAAATCAAACACCAAGATCATTATATATTTGTACATGGtcacctctccccttcctcacTATAAAAGAACACAATGATTTTCCTAAACACTGTGGAAAAGCTAGTATGTGATTAAAAACTAACCTTCATTtacttggaagaaaagaataaatctgtaattattttagaaatctcagagaatgagaaaatgagcacacagcagaaaagaaCTTAATATTGAAAATCCACCTTTAAAATGATTTGGAATATGGTCagggaataaaataagaaaaaaaaaataatgaaaaataatgaaaaactgtaACTTAACTGAGCAACAACATtctaaggaaaaatacatatagaagaaaaaatgacacAGCCAGAAGTCAGCTAAGTGCAAAGGAACCTAAGAAAGAACATAGGacacccttctttcctttcattgttTGATTAATAAACTCATGATCCACCAGAGGGCTAAATCTCTGAGATTTCCTGCAAGCCTCCTGCTGGGGTTTTGGGAAATCCCTCTGGTGATTTTCAAACCAGTGTACAAAAAGAAATTCCTTATTTCAGAAGATCACGCATTGATATTATGATAAAGCATACAGGGGCTTTTAACCAGAGTTCTTAAGGTCTACTTAAACATGATGACAAGTTCAGATGTTTTGATTCACTTCAAATTCCTTCTGTATAAATGTGGTCCAAAGCATCATCATtaaacctgaaataaataaacaatcatGAAAGACAATACAAGCTCCTTATTATTTACCTAAAGAAAAGTGCTCCACTTGCTGAATATAATCCACTGCTCCAGCAATTCGGCCCTGTTTACAGAGGCACAATGCAACTTTTTTTGTATGCACCAGAATGGCCATATGCAGCCTGAGCCCAAGCCAGGCATTCCATCATGTTGTTTGGCTCCTCTTTCCCATAATCGTAATTAACGTCTCCCGCTGCCTCAGAAAAGGTTACCCTGAAGAAGACAAGGCAGTAAAACAGGCCATCATTCCTAATATGCTTTGTAACTTtggaatatttcaaaatgagctCCAGCATAAGTGGATTGTATAGATGGGCATATTTCTGCATGTATAACTATTAAACTAtacccctttttctttctgcctctctcGCAGCCTTAAttctctacattttaaaaagtagcctcttccttctctttcttaaTGTCTCAACTGCCACAGAAAGCAATAGCAACCAACGGGACGTGTCTTTTAGAGATTACTGCAATTCCAGTCTGCGGCAGCTGGGAGGAACATTCTTACATTCTTCCCGGACACGGGAGATTCAAGGCTGCtttcagagaaagggaaatgctCGCATTTCTGGCATCAAGAGTAGAATGAAAGAAACCCGTCTTTCAGTAATTACAGTTTTCTTAACCCACAGTACAGTGTGAAAACTTTGCATCTGTATAGTTTTTAACTACAGCATAAGAGTCCCAAACAAAACTGGAATCTGCAGTACTGCAAGAAAGGTTGACagtaaagaaaccaaaatgtgTTCTTCAGAACTTGCTGTTGATAACGCTTATTTGATCTATGCTCATAGTGAATTTAAGATTTAACAGTGAGTTTAATAGCAGAATCAAAAAGGACACGCATTAATgtgttttggttgtgttttgtttcaaaaggtttagtttgaagaaaaggaaagcctCATGGACCTCAGTGCAGAAGAACCACACACCTTTGCCGTGTAACCTGATGGTTTACCACgtttaattgcttttcagaCAATGCACATTTAATTGCTTCCAGAGTTACAGGTAAATTTGGAAGGTGTCCAGATGCAGTACTTGTGTTTATGAGAGTGTCAAAATACAAATGCGGATTTATTCCTTCAAGACAGCTAAGAACTAaaggtttgaaaacaaaactcacCCAGAAAAGTACAAAGAGAAAAGTAACTTTCACTCTTTAAGACTTCCTAAGTTTTAGTCTTTGCTGACACACACCAAAGGCCTCTGACACAATTCTTAGCAAATCTTTTCTGAGGTTGTGTCATATGCAATGCTTCATTAATCGCTCAAAATGAAGGTTGCTCAGAACTGAAGGCACAGGAATCATGACAGCATTTTACCATTGACAAGTGATGGTAAATCTCACAGGGAGAGATTTTTGGGTATTTAAGCCATATACTTTTTCAGgtgaaaatgcatgaaataaCATTGTAAATGCCTTCTTACTGCTTTTGGAATATAAGACCTTCTGCTAAGACTGGTTTAGTAAATTTGTAATTCAGATTCCACATACTAGCTTATCACAGTTCTCTCGGTTATTACCTTTAAAATTGAATGAAAGCCAATaaaaatatgcacacacacacacacaaaaatgctaATCTTGTAAAGTTCGACCACGCTTCTATGATTCCTTCCagatgaagaacaaaatattcagcTGCTCCGATTTCTGATACCACCAATACAActgaattttgcatttccaaATACAAGCCAAAACATTGagacaaagacaaaattatatagactatttttcatttacctGGGATAT includes the following:
- the CLHC1 gene encoding clathrin heavy chain linker domain-containing protein 1 yields the protein MEGEQRNPPFLLEKDRRFLESIRGNMLTETEKVGCAEQGPSEERYIIYRNAFDKLLMSLVEWLGIHLNILKVLSCLEGINPHLYFDTLINTSTASGHLPNLPVTLEAIKCALSEKQLNVVNHQVTRQRVTFSEAAGDVNYDYGKEEPNNMMECLAWAQAAYGHSGAYKKSCIVPL